Proteins co-encoded in one Vibrio aquimaris genomic window:
- a CDS encoding DUF2986 domain-containing protein, with amino-acid sequence MNRKKKINQILKAKHKKKNAKLHKTNKPRYVSKAERASLDTQATEPCENNTPDQPLDSLE; translated from the coding sequence ATGAATCGAAAGAAAAAAATTAATCAAATATTAAAAGCGAAGCATAAAAAGAAAAATGCAAAATTGCATAAAACTAATAAGCCTCGCTATGTGTCAAAAGCGGAACGAGCTTCACTAGATACACAAGCAACAGAACCTTGTGAAAACAACACTCCCGATCAACCTTTAGATTCCCTAGAGTAA
- a CDS encoding DUF2726 domain-containing protein produces MESVFIVVGLLVLFFFFVQKRYAKQDELKDSHYKKKGALLNMKETAFYNALLSAVGQHGIIMSKVNMTSVIVPLETNKKKWFIANNRISKSYFDYVVCDPRTLQVRVVIELDDGRELDKGKVERQKLLMHVCKSSGIPLIGTSVKHSYQVSRLRRLLATHIDLIESEKEVRFCKRCGSPMVIKTATQGDFKGRRFFTCSRQPQCTYTENYNVIFDEEDDIA; encoded by the coding sequence ATGGAAAGTGTTTTTATCGTTGTTGGTTTACTGGTGCTATTCTTTTTTTTCGTTCAAAAGCGTTATGCGAAACAAGATGAGCTAAAAGACAGTCACTATAAGAAGAAAGGCGCTTTGTTAAATATGAAAGAAACGGCGTTTTACAATGCTTTATTAAGCGCTGTGGGTCAACATGGTATTATTATGTCTAAGGTCAACATGACCAGTGTGATAGTCCCATTAGAAACCAATAAAAAGAAGTGGTTCATTGCCAACAATCGTATCTCCAAAAGTTATTTCGATTATGTTGTATGCGACCCAAGAACCTTACAGGTTCGTGTAGTGATAGAGTTAGATGATGGCCGAGAGCTTGATAAGGGAAAAGTCGAACGTCAAAAGCTTCTTATGCATGTGTGTAAATCTTCTGGTATTCCTCTCATTGGTACTTCAGTCAAACATAGCTATCAGGTGAGTCGTTTGAGACGTTTACTCGCGACACACATTGATTTGATTGAATCTGAGAAAGAAGTGCGCTTCTGTAAGCGTTGTGGTAGTCCCATGGTCATCAAGACAGCAACACAAGGTGATTTTAAGGGCCGCCGCTTTTTCACATGCAGTAGACAGCCTCAATGTACGTATACAGAAAATTACAATGTTATTTTTGACGAAGAAGATGATATCGCTTAG
- a CDS encoding response regulator: MSPLQSLFIVEDDAKLRLMLAEYFIKHDFDVKIFEDGTSAIDAIVEHQPAILLLDLMLPGTDGLTICRQIRSKYMGKVLILTASDDDFDHVAALEIGADDFVSKPVKPRVLLARVRMLMRRGEAVNVSSDSGSNSANLLCYGQLTLNRPRKICLLNNQQVTLSDSDFDLLWILASFPDQVLSRDVLTKALRGIEYDGLDRTIDNKVVTLRKKLGDSSATPKRIITVRGKGYLFVPDSW, translated from the coding sequence ATGAGCCCTTTACAATCTTTATTTATTGTTGAAGATGACGCAAAACTGCGCTTAATGCTTGCAGAATATTTCATCAAACATGATTTTGATGTGAAAATATTTGAGGATGGTACCAGTGCAATCGACGCGATTGTTGAACATCAACCCGCTATCTTATTACTTGATCTTATGTTGCCCGGCACCGACGGGTTGACCATTTGCCGGCAAATAAGATCAAAGTACATGGGTAAAGTACTGATATTGACCGCAAGTGATGATGATTTTGACCATGTTGCGGCATTAGAAATAGGTGCTGACGACTTTGTAAGTAAACCAGTTAAACCACGGGTATTGTTGGCCAGAGTAAGAATGTTGATGAGGCGCGGAGAAGCTGTAAATGTTTCTTCTGACAGCGGCTCAAATAGTGCAAATCTCCTGTGTTATGGACAACTCACCTTAAACAGACCCCGCAAAATTTGTCTGTTGAATAATCAGCAAGTCACTCTGTCAGACAGTGACTTTGACTTGCTTTGGATCTTGGCAAGCTTTCCCGACCAAGTCTTATCGAGAGACGTGCTAACCAAAGCGCTCAGAGGTATTGAATATGATGGTTTAGATCGTACTATTGATAATAAAGTTGTTACATTGAGAAAAAAACTAGGCGATAGTTCAGCTACGCCGAAGCGAATCATTACAGTTAGAGGGAAAGGCTACTTGTTTGTTCCCGATAGCTGGTAA
- a CDS encoding NYN domain-containing protein, which yields MEKVAIFVDVQNIYYTTRDKYQSNFDYNQFWYIATQGRHVIEANAYAISSQDPKQRQFHHILRGIGFNVKLKPYIQRRDGSSKGDWDVGIALDVYEIASNVDRIILLSGDGDFEILVQRVQQRFGTKVDVFAVPGLCAQSLIDACDSYIAIDNDLLL from the coding sequence GTGGAAAAAGTGGCGATTTTTGTCGATGTTCAGAATATTTATTACACAACAAGAGATAAGTACCAGTCGAATTTTGATTATAATCAGTTTTGGTACATAGCGACGCAAGGTCGACATGTGATAGAGGCGAATGCTTATGCCATATCGTCCCAAGATCCAAAGCAAAGGCAATTTCACCATATTCTACGTGGAATAGGTTTCAACGTTAAACTTAAGCCTTATATTCAAAGGCGAGACGGCAGTTCTAAAGGAGATTGGGATGTCGGCATTGCACTAGATGTCTATGAAATAGCAAGCAACGTCGATAGAATAATATTACTATCCGGTGATGGTGACTTTGAAATTTTAGTGCAAAGAGTACAACAAAGATTTGGTACTAAGGTGGATGTGTTTGCAGTTCCAGGACTTTGTGCGCAATCTCTTATCGATGCATGTGATAGTTACATTGCAATCGACAATGACCTGTTACTCTAG
- a CDS encoding ATP-binding protein → MRRIYIEAFAGLLLLFTMSLMAYEFIVYQINTDYDYVLEDLEGAAFREVLMSISESQGEKEALNVLRDFINQTAKTLTVYPVSKAPTEVKNYFGGDRTHLFTFYDDEREFWFMLSSPEIIYRVKPDVESSLRKAIAFDDDLLWGFILAGFFIFTSVFIWFLSRRVRVLEEATVKFAQGNFNSRAPTGSRYRVGSLNDSFNYMADKISDLITSNRSLTNSIAHDLRTPIFRIQWQAEMLQDESLTRVQHEKIASIIEDTEEMEQMVDELLYFAKVERPDTILNIEPIALRAYIVGLINKLPNNHSNMLVLDVPETMIIYADSALVKRLINNLLSNALRYVDQEVRLSANQDEDAVFIIMEDDGPGIPIEHWSAIFEPFHSADPSRNKSNTGFGLGLAIVKLIIDRHGGNIQVGASSLGGAKFTIRIPRLSHSTDNL, encoded by the coding sequence ATGCGAAGAATTTATATAGAAGCATTCGCTGGATTGTTATTGCTTTTTACAATGAGTCTAATGGCATATGAGTTTATCGTTTATCAGATTAATACTGATTATGACTATGTTTTGGAGGATCTGGAGGGGGCAGCATTTAGAGAAGTGCTGATGTCTATCTCTGAGAGCCAGGGAGAAAAGGAAGCATTGAATGTGCTGCGAGATTTTATCAATCAAACCGCTAAAACCCTGACTGTTTATCCAGTATCCAAAGCGCCTACTGAGGTCAAAAATTACTTTGGTGGCGATAGAACTCACTTATTTACGTTTTATGATGATGAACGTGAATTTTGGTTTATGCTTTCATCCCCAGAAATTATCTATCGCGTAAAACCAGATGTTGAGTCTAGTCTTCGTAAAGCTATCGCATTCGACGATGACTTGCTTTGGGGGTTTATTTTAGCCGGTTTTTTCATATTTACGTCCGTATTCATTTGGTTCCTTAGTCGAAGAGTAAGAGTGCTTGAAGAGGCAACGGTCAAGTTTGCACAAGGCAATTTCAATTCTCGAGCCCCCACGGGAAGCCGTTATCGGGTCGGTTCCTTGAATGACAGCTTTAATTATATGGCAGATAAGATTTCGGACCTTATTACCAGTAATCGGTCTTTGACGAACTCTATTGCTCATGATTTAAGAACGCCAATTTTTCGAATTCAATGGCAAGCTGAGATGCTACAGGATGAAAGCTTGACTCGAGTTCAGCATGAAAAAATTGCCAGTATCATAGAAGATACTGAAGAAATGGAGCAGATGGTGGATGAGTTACTGTACTTCGCTAAAGTGGAGAGGCCAGACACGATTCTTAATATTGAACCGATAGCGTTACGAGCATACATAGTGGGGCTTATTAATAAACTTCCTAATAATCATAGTAATATGCTTGTATTGGACGTTCCAGAAACTATGATAATTTATGCTGATAGTGCACTTGTTAAGCGGCTTATCAACAATCTTCTGTCAAATGCGTTGCGCTATGTGGATCAGGAGGTTCGCTTATCTGCTAATCAGGACGAGGATGCGGTATTCATTATCATGGAAGACGATGGACCAGGCATTCCAATAGAGCATTGGAGTGCTATTTTTGAACCCTTCCATAGTGCAGATCCTTCAAGAAACAAATCAAATACTGGCTTTGGTCTTGGTCTTGCGATTGTTAAATTGATTATCGACCGGCATGGCGGGAACATTCAAGTAGGTGCTAGCTCATTGGGGGGGGCTAAATTTACTATACGCATTCCTCGTTTGTCGCACTCGACTGACAATCTGTGA
- a CDS encoding GGDEF domain-containing protein: protein MELDIFNPSRHLRRAVLFGLSALLGSLCLIGVIVNGFFDDYPQVASAQAFFCSFSCYVAFHSYRGNTSLLLSNGYIYSFMSLISFNTYTYSIDNGVLVWSFLYPVLSYLILGKRYGMIATMVGFVAQFCLIIDKCILSKDNIIWELPLNFVTAYLSVWLASHVLEVKRKTSETSLGQLASRDALTSVYNRHALIHNFERYRQESEKLPLSLLVLDLDYFKQINDKYGHDVGDKVLVQTAALIAGLSDEHLVYRIGGEEFCIALHNTTIKNAVSKAEEIRIAIENHTFNTPEQPIFQTASIGIYQCDLFNDLDSVLRNADKELYKAKKNGRNQVMVCHEHKETIMGALS from the coding sequence ATGGAGCTAGATATCTTCAACCCCTCGAGGCACTTGCGTCGCGCAGTCTTGTTCGGGCTCAGTGCTTTACTGGGCTCCCTCTGTCTGATAGGTGTAATAGTCAATGGTTTTTTTGATGATTACCCTCAAGTCGCATCTGCACAGGCATTTTTTTGCAGTTTCTCATGCTATGTCGCCTTTCATAGCTATAGAGGCAATACCTCACTCTTGCTATCTAATGGCTATATCTATTCTTTTATGAGCTTAATTTCCTTTAATACTTATACTTATTCAATAGATAATGGTGTCTTGGTCTGGAGCTTCCTTTACCCTGTGCTCTCATATCTCATATTAGGTAAGAGATACGGTATGATAGCGACTATGGTTGGTTTTGTTGCTCAATTCTGTCTAATAATCGACAAATGCATCCTTAGTAAGGACAACATAATTTGGGAGCTTCCACTTAATTTCGTTACTGCTTACTTAAGTGTTTGGTTGGCCAGCCACGTGCTAGAGGTTAAACGAAAAACCTCCGAAACCTCGCTAGGTCAATTGGCTTCTCGTGATGCCTTAACAAGTGTATATAACAGACATGCTCTCATTCATAATTTTGAGCGCTATAGACAGGAGAGCGAAAAGCTGCCGTTATCACTGTTAGTATTAGATCTCGATTACTTTAAGCAAATCAATGATAAATATGGCCATGATGTGGGAGATAAAGTATTGGTGCAAACGGCCGCCCTGATTGCCGGTTTAAGTGATGAGCACCTTGTATACCGAATAGGTGGCGAGGAGTTTTGTATTGCACTTCATAACACTACGATTAAGAATGCCGTAAGTAAAGCAGAGGAGATTCGAATCGCCATAGAAAACCATACATTTAATACACCCGAGCAACCGATATTTCAAACAGCAAGTATTGGTATTTATCAATGCGATCTTTTCAACGACCTAGATAGTGTGCTGAGAAACGCCGACAAAGAATTATATAAGGCTAAGAAAAATGGGCGTAATCAGGTAATGGTATGTCACGAGCATAAGGAGACCATCATGGGTGCGTTGAGCTAA